The Haloplanus natans DSM 17983 DNA segment GAATTCAAACGCTGGCTGGTCCGTGAGGGTCGCGAGCAGGGGGCGACCTACCGCTTCGACGCCCGCGCCAACGCGCCGATCATGGCGGACGGAACCATCTCCGGCGTCCGCTACGCGGGCGACGAAGAGGTGTACGCCGACATCGTCGTCGACGCGACGGGGCCGGCGGCGCCGCTGGCGAAGGAACTCGGCGTGAGCGACCTGCAACGCGACCACCAGGCAATCGGCGTCGAGTGGGAGATGGAGGGGGTAGAGATGGACCACCCCGAGTACGCCGACCTCACGAACACGATGATGCTCCGACTGGACCACACGTACGCCCCCGGCGGCTACTCGTGGATCTTCCACACCGGCGGCGACACCGCGAAGGTCGGCCTCTGTTACATTCAAAACGAGAGCCACGAGCAGTACGGCCGGGACGGGGCGAGCATCGACGACTATCTGCACCAGTGGCTCGACGAGGACCCGCGCTTTGCCGACGCCGAGCGCATCACCGACAAACAGCAACACCGCGGCTCGGCCCACATCCAGATGCCCGGCAAACTGTGTACGGACGGGTTCATGGCCGTCGGCGACACGGTTCCCACCATCGACCCCCTGTGGGGAGAGGGTATCCATAAGGGGATGAAATCGGGGCGGATGGCCGCCATCACGGCCGACCGCTGTTTCACCGAAGCGGACCCCGACACCTCCGCGGAGGCGATGTCGGTCTACAGCAAACTCTGGCACAGCGAGGTGGCGCCCCGGATGCGCGAGCGCCTGCTGATGACGGAACTGCTCTATCTCACGCCCAACGAGCGCTACGATACGCTGATGGAGGACCTGCGCGGCGCCGACGGCGACACCCTAGCGAAGGTCAACGCGGGCAACGTCCGGGCGATGATGCGGCTCCTCCACGTCCGTGACGTGGGGCTTCTCGCGAAGTTCGCGAGGGAGCGCCTGGGCGAGCGGTCGTCGTAACGTCGTTCCGTTCCACAACGCCTTTCGCCGTCTCGGCCCTGTATCGGTACGTGACATCCCCGATCAGCGAGATACCGACCCTCGGTATCGGCACGTGGCAAAACACCGACCCCGAAGAGTGTGCGAACGCGGTGGCGACGGCCATCGAGATGGGCTATCGCCACGTCGACACCGCACAGGCCTACGACAACGAGACGGCGGTCGGCGAGGGCCTCGCGCGCGCCGCCGTCCCACGCGAGGACGTCTTCCTCGCGACGAAAGTCTGGATCGACCAACTCGGGGGCGACGACGTCGTCGCCTCCACCGAGGAGAGTCTGTCGAAACTCGGCGTCGACTACCTCGACCTGCTGTATATCCACTGGCCGGCAGGCGAATACGACGCCGAAGACACCCTCGCCGCCTTCGACGACCTGTACGACGAGGGGCTGATCGAGCGGATCGGCGTCAGCAACTTCGAACCCGGGCAGGTGACCGAGGCGGTCGAGACGGCCGACGCCCCCATCTTCGCCAACCAGATCGAGTGTCACCCGCTCCTCCCGCAGGACGAACTCCGCGCACACTGTGCCGATCACGGCGTCGACGTGGTGGCGTACTCGCCGCTGGCCCGCGGCGAGGTGTTCGACATCCCCGAGATCAACGCCGTGGCCGACAAACACGGCGTCAGCGAGGCACAGGTGTCGCTCGCGTGGCTCCGCGAGAAGGGCGTCACGGCGATTCCGAAGGCGACGAGCGAGACACACATCCGCGACAACTGGGCGTCGCGAACGCTGGAACTCGACGACGAGGACGTATCGACCATCGATAGCATCGGCCGGACGGAACGGCAGATCGATCCGGACTTCGCGCCCTGGTAACTACGAGCGGTCGACCGACTCGGCGTCTGCCTCTTCCTCGCCCGGATGGTCGTGGGCGACTTTCGCCGTCACCCGAACCCCGACCAGCGAGACCACGATGGCCGTCACGACGAACAGCGCGAGGCGTTCCGTAGGCTGGACGGTGACCCCGAGCAGTTGGAGATGCTGGAGGACGCCCTCGCGTTCGAGGAAGTAGCCGGCGAACCCGCGGACGACGAGGCCAAGCGCGACGACGCCGAAAGGGAGGTTCAGGTAGGGGCGGGGGATGCGGTCCGCGTCGATGAGTTCGTCGAGCAGGCGACCGGCGCTCGCGGTGAGCGCCGCCAGCGCCAGCCACGGGATGCTACTGTAGAAAAACTGCATGACTGGGACGAGGACGACACCGTCGGTCACGGGCGAAACGGCGAGGCCACCGAGAAAGAGCCCGACGAGTGCGAGGCCGCCCGCGACGGCGTAGGTGACGACCGACACCTGTCCGGAGTAGAGGGCGTCCCTGATCTGGTCGGGCAGGCGCGCCAGGTAGGCGTCGATCGCGAGTCCCTTGTACAGCACCGCGGCGCCGAGCAGCGAGGCGAGGCCGGCGAGCGCCATGCCGAGCGAGAACCGCACGAGTAAGACGGGAAGCAAGAGCAGTCCGACGCCGACGGGAACGAGAACGGTCGAGCGGAGTTCCTCGTCGGCGAGGAACTGCTTGAGGAGGTAGTACGTCGACTCGATGTCGCGGGCCTGTCGGACGACCACGCGGTCGACGGAGTCGACCGGTAGACGACTCTCGATGATCGGCACCAGCCGCTCGTCGTCGGCGCTGTCGGTGACGATGATCGCCGAGTCGGGGGCGTAGCGGTCGAGCAGGTCGTCGACCTGGGCCGCGACCGAGCGGTCGGCGCCGACGGGGGAGTCGCCGGAGCCGGAGACGACGGCGACGATGGCGTCCTCGCCGTCGCCCCGGAGGTCACGGGTGACACGGAGGGCTTCGAGCAAGCAGTTGACCGTCGAGTCCTCCGGATCGGCCAGCCCCACCTCGGTTACCAGCGATCGCACGGCGTCCCACCCGTCGACCGGCATCGACACGCCGACGGTCCGGCCGACGTCGTCGGCCCGGTCGACACACAGCACCAACGTGGTCACGCTCGTGGAAACTATCTACGGGAATAAATATTCCCCGCCGGGCGCGGCTCGGACAGGTCGGTGTCCGTCAGTGCCCGACCCGTCTCAGAGCCGGAGGCGGAAGTCCTGCTCGTCGTCGACGAGGACGCTCGCGACGCCCGCACCGGCGGCGTAGGCGACGGCCGTCGCGCCGCCACGGAGGCGGGCAGCGAGTCCCTTCTTCGATTCGAACTCGCGGACCGACACCTCGGTATCGAGCAGCCCCTCGACGCGGTCTTCGACGTCGTCGCGAGTGCCGATCGAATCGACCAGGCCGAGTTCGTGCGCGTCGTCGCCGAGGTAGACCCGCGCTTCCGTCTCGCGGACGGCCTCGGGCTCCATGTCGCGACCCTCGGCCACCCGTTCGACGAAGTCGTCGTAGAAGCCGTCGATGATCCCCTGCAGATACTCGCGTTCGTCCTCGGAGAGTTCCTTCAGCGGCATCCCTGCGTCCTTGTACTTGCCGGCGGCGAAGCGCTCGTAGGAGACGCCGAGGTCCTCGGCCAGGTCGGCGAGGTTCACCCGCGAACCGATGACGCCGATGCTGCCGACGATGCTCCCGCGCCGCGCCCAGAGCTCGTCACACCCGCTCGCGATCCAGTAGCCGCCGCTCGCGCACACGTCGGTGGCGTAGGCGACGGTCGGCCCGTCGAAGTCGGCCGCGGCCCGACGGATGTCGTCGCTGGGGACCACCTGGCCGCCCGGTGTGTCGAGTTTCACCAGAAGGGCGTCGACGGCGTCGTCCTCGTCGGCCCGTTCGATCCCTTCGACCACGTCGTCGGCGGTGGCGCCGAGCGCGCCGCCGGGGATCGGTCCCGGTGTCGAGCCGTCGCGGGTGATCGGTCCCTCGACGGCCACCTCCGCGACGTTGTAATCCGGGAACGCCGAGTCGGCGAAATCGCCGGCCGCGCGGGTACCGAGGAGCACGACGCCGATAGTCAACAGGAGGCCGAGCAGATCCACGAGCGACCCCGGTACGACCACGAAGACGACGATACCGAGGACGGCCGCGAGAAGTCCACCACCGACGACGACGCCGAGTCGGGCGAGATCGTCGTCACCGTTCACGTTCGATCACCATACGCGTCGCTGGGGGACGGATCGGCATAAAAACACGTGCGTCGATAGGGTCGAACTACAGCAGGCCGGTCTTCTGCAGCTTCATCAGGTCCTCGGTGTCGAGGGTTTCGCCTTCCTTGAACTTCTGGTAGATCTCCTCGGCCTCCTCCTTGGCGGCCTCGCGCTCGGCCTGGCGCTCGTCCTGTTGTTCCTGTTCCTCTTCCTTGTCGAGTTCGCGCAGGCGCTTCTGGACGCGGACGAAGTCCTCGTGGTGGCGGTCGGCGGCTTCCTGTGCCTCTACGAAGAGTTCGTGCATCTCGTCGGCCTTGTCACGGATCTCGTCGGCCTCGCGGTAGGCCTCGATCATCCGGTTGTGGTGTTCCTGGGCCTTGTCGGCGAGCTCCGTCACCTTCTGGTGGTGCTGGGACGCCTCGGAACGGACCTCCTCGGCCTCCTCGACGAGTTCTTCGAGTTCGCTCGCGTCGTCGAGTTTCTCCTTGCGGTTCTGGTACTCCTCGCGCTTGTCCTCGATTTTCTCGATGAGTTCGCGCTCGTCCTCGGCGGAGAGGACCTCGGTCTGCTGGCGGAACTCGAGCTGCTCGATCTCCTCTTCGAGCTCCTCGAGATCCTTGCCGTCGCCGAGTTCGAGGTCCTGTTTCATCTCCTCGACCTCGTCGAAGAGCTCGTTGGCCTTCGCGTTGAGCTCGTTACGGCTCTCCTTGTGGTCCTGAACCTGCTCGTTGAGCTCGTCGCGCTCTTCGCGGTGTTCCTGGGCCTCGTCGACCTTCTCGCGCGTCTCCGCGTTCAGGTCGTCGCGCTTGGAGGCGCGCTCCGACGCCATCTGGTTGAGCTCGTTTCGTCGGTCACGGAGCTGACCGGCGAGTTTGATGAGCTGTCCCTTCGAGTCGTTTTCGAGCTGTTCGTCCGTGAGGTCGACGTTGTTCTCCGCTTCGAGCGCAGAGACGTCGAATTCGTCGAGTACTTCTTCTGTTGTTACCATTGTTGAAACCTCGATACCACCGCTCCGGCGATACTGGCGGCTCCTCGTGTTGCGACCGGCCGTGTATAAGAATTCCCGATCATTCTGCGTGCGATGCCGCCAAGCGCCGAAGGCGCGTTGGTACTATCGAGTACAGTAGACACATATATAAACACTTCGGTGGGCGAACCCCTGCGAAACGCTCTCAAGGACCCTCGAAACGGCCGTGTGAAGGAGTCACACCTTCTGCACCAAGTATATAAAAGAACGGCGAGCAGCCGGGTGGCTATCTTCGTTAGGCGAGAGAATCCCGCGCTTCAGGGCAGGCGTGAATCGCCGCACGATACGTTTAGGTGTTCGGTGGCCGTACTGGATGCTGACCGACGCAAAACACCCAAAATAACGCCGAGTCAGCAGGGCAGAACCACGACCCCACTGCCGGATAGGAGTAACGGCGGCGTGGCCCCGCCAGCACCCCGTCGGTGTGCAAACGTACGTTTCCAACTCAGCGAGCCTCGGCTTGTGGGAAGCCCCGCCGTTTACGACGGGGAGGAGGTCACCGCTCCACTTTCAGTTTCACTCCGGGGGTGGCTCGGGTTCATGTCGGTCCGTCTACTATGGTGCGTCATGCTCGAAAACCTCACCACCAGATGCGAGGCGGCCGGGTGCGACCGACCGCTCGACGACGACGCCCTCATGCTGGCGCTTCGGACCGAGGCGGGCGAGAGACGCGCCTACGAGTGTTCCTGTGGGGCAGTGACGGTGACGGTCGTCCGGCCCTGAGCGGTCGGTGGAGTCGCCACGGCGAACCGGCACCCCTATCCGGGGCGCTCGGGGAGTGGCGCCCATGCGAGAGGCCATCCGAGCGCGCGGCCACGAACACGTCGCCGCGACCCACGAGAGCACCTTCGAAGTGACGACCGACGACTGGCTGACTCCCGCGGGCGACTGCATCGTCGGTATCGACGCCGACCGTGCTCCCGCCGACTTCGACGACGACTTCGTGGCCGCCTGTCGCGACCCCGGAGCGACGATCACGCTGACGCTCGCACTCGACGACGGGGAGACGACCCAGCGCGTTCGCGCTCGCGGCCATCCCGACCTCACCTTCGAGAGCGGGCGAAGCGCCGTCGTCCGGACGAGCACGTACGTCGACGACCGTACCGTCGCCGTCGGCGCCGACGCGGCCGCGGCCGATCTGGACCGTGACCTCGTCGCTGCCCTCGCCGACGGCGGGGAGGTCACGCTGACGCTGACCGTCGAGTGACGAACGACACGGACGCCGCGCTTTTGCCGATCACGCCCTCACGCTCGTCCATGTCCGAGGAACCCGCGGAGAACGTCAGCGGCGGGGCGGACGGCGGCGGCGTCGAGGCGGAGTTCGCGGCCGGCGCCCCGGAGACGCGAGCCGAAGCCGTCGTCGACGCCCTCGGCGATATGTACTGGCAGAAGGCGTACGGCGGGCGGGACGCCTTTCCCTGTCTCGTGCGGACGATCCTGAGCCAGAACACGAGCGACACCGCCAGCCAGCCGGCGTTCGACGCCTTGCTCGA contains these protein-coding regions:
- a CDS encoding DUF371 domain-containing protein — encoded protein: MREAIRARGHEHVAATHESTFEVTTDDWLTPAGDCIVGIDADRAPADFDDDFVAACRDPGATITLTLALDDGETTQRVRARGHPDLTFESGRSAVVRTSTYVDDRTVAVGADAAAADLDRDLVAALADGGEVTLTLTVE
- the sppA gene encoding signal peptide peptidase SppA; its protein translation is MNGDDDLARLGVVVGGGLLAAVLGIVVFVVVPGSLVDLLGLLLTIGVVLLGTRAAGDFADSAFPDYNVAEVAVEGPITRDGSTPGPIPGGALGATADDVVEGIERADEDDAVDALLVKLDTPGGQVVPSDDIRRAAADFDGPTVAYATDVCASGGYWIASGCDELWARRGSIVGSIGVIGSRVNLADLAEDLGVSYERFAAGKYKDAGMPLKELSEDEREYLQGIIDGFYDDFVERVAEGRDMEPEAVRETEARVYLGDDAHELGLVDSIGTRDDVEDRVEGLLDTEVSVREFESKKGLAARLRGGATAVAYAAGAGVASVLVDDEQDFRLRL
- a CDS encoding aldo/keto reductase; the encoded protein is MPTLGIGTWQNTDPEECANAVATAIEMGYRHVDTAQAYDNETAVGEGLARAAVPREDVFLATKVWIDQLGGDDVVASTEESLSKLGVDYLDLLYIHWPAGEYDAEDTLAAFDDLYDEGLIERIGVSNFEPGQVTEAVETADAPIFANQIECHPLLPQDELRAHCADHGVDVVAYSPLARGEVFDIPEINAVADKHGVSEAQVSLAWLREKGVTAIPKATSETHIRDNWASRTLELDDEDVSTIDSIGRTERQIDPDFAPW
- a CDS encoding digeranylgeranylglycerophospholipid reductase, with protein sequence MPDRFDVIVAGAGPAGAQCARDLAQRGYDVVVLEAEAEADFPRQSNKSTAGTFPSMMASFGVPDEVVMNYTDDVVLESPNDHYVQHQPGAVLEFAEFKRWLVREGREQGATYRFDARANAPIMADGTISGVRYAGDEEVYADIVVDATGPAAPLAKELGVSDLQRDHQAIGVEWEMEGVEMDHPEYADLTNTMMLRLDHTYAPGGYSWIFHTGGDTAKVGLCYIQNESHEQYGRDGASIDDYLHQWLDEDPRFADAERITDKQQHRGSAHIQMPGKLCTDGFMAVGDTVPTIDPLWGEGIHKGMKSGRMAAITADRCFTEADPDTSAEAMSVYSKLWHSEVAPRMRERLLMTELLYLTPNERYDTLMEDLRGADGDTLAKVNAGNVRAMMRLLHVRDVGLLAKFARERLGERSS
- a CDS encoding coiled-coil protein; translated protein: MVTTEEVLDEFDVSALEAENNVDLTDEQLENDSKGQLIKLAGQLRDRRNELNQMASERASKRDDLNAETREKVDEAQEHREERDELNEQVQDHKESRNELNAKANELFDEVEEMKQDLELGDGKDLEELEEEIEQLEFRQQTEVLSAEDERELIEKIEDKREEYQNRKEKLDDASELEELVEEAEEVRSEASQHHQKVTELADKAQEHHNRMIEAYREADEIRDKADEMHELFVEAQEAADRHHEDFVRVQKRLRELDKEEEQEQQDERQAEREAAKEEAEEIYQKFKEGETLDTEDLMKLQKTGLL
- a CDS encoding DUF373 family protein, whose product is MTTLVLCVDRADDVGRTVGVSMPVDGWDAVRSLVTEVGLADPEDSTVNCLLEALRVTRDLRGDGEDAIVAVVSGSGDSPVGADRSVAAQVDDLLDRYAPDSAIIVTDSADDERLVPIIESRLPVDSVDRVVVRQARDIESTYYLLKQFLADEELRSTVLVPVGVGLLLLPVLLVRFSLGMALAGLASLLGAAVLYKGLAIDAYLARLPDQIRDALYSGQVSVVTYAVAGGLALVGLFLGGLAVSPVTDGVVLVPVMQFFYSSIPWLALAALTASAGRLLDELIDADRIPRPYLNLPFGVVALGLVVRGFAGYFLEREGVLQHLQLLGVTVQPTERLALFVVTAIVVSLVGVRVTAKVAHDHPGEEEADAESVDRS